The Azotosporobacter soli genome contains a region encoding:
- a CDS encoding PTS ascorbate transporter subunit IIC codes for MEQILLTINLVSKGFADNILTKPEFFIGILVFIGYLLLGKPIYEAFGGFIKAAVGMMIWNVGAGGLVNTFRPILAGLNDRFALHAAVIDPYFGLNAASEAIKSIGMSLSWTMVSLMVGFGWNILLVLFRRQTKCRTLFLTGHIMIQQATTCTWLVFFAIPELRNIEGAMWIGILAGTYWAVFSNLTVEPTQELTEGGGFAVGHQQMGWVWLTSKLAPLLGDPEHTVENIKLPRWLSMFNDNVITTGVLMIVFFGVIMGILGEPYLRGVDKAGFPASLAFPTYILSKSLLFSVYLFILISGVRMFVSELTESFRGISEKVLPGALPAVDCAATFGFSSPNTVLFGFLFGCLGQFVAIAGLFLFKLPILIITGFVPVFFDNATTAVFANKFGGVRAAGILTFCTGLIQVSGGAFAAWYFQLYQYGGWHGNIDWDTLWPLIGVIMKNFSMVGMFAVIAAMLVIPQIQYRRSADKEHYFHQGSE; via the coding sequence GTGGAGCAAATATTACTCACGATCAATCTAGTATCGAAAGGGTTTGCCGACAATATTCTCACGAAACCGGAATTTTTCATCGGCATCCTGGTTTTTATCGGCTATCTGTTGTTGGGTAAACCGATTTACGAGGCCTTTGGCGGATTTATCAAGGCTGCGGTCGGGATGATGATCTGGAACGTCGGTGCCGGCGGTCTGGTCAATACATTCAGGCCGATCTTAGCCGGTCTGAATGACCGTTTTGCGCTGCATGCGGCGGTCATCGATCCTTATTTCGGTTTGAATGCGGCCTCGGAAGCGATCAAGAGCATCGGCATGTCGCTCTCGTGGACGATGGTGTCGCTGATGGTCGGTTTCGGCTGGAACATCTTACTGGTCTTATTCAGACGGCAGACAAAATGCCGAACCTTGTTTCTTACCGGACATATTATGATTCAACAGGCGACGACCTGTACCTGGCTGGTGTTCTTTGCGATTCCGGAACTGCGCAATATCGAAGGCGCGATGTGGATCGGGATTTTGGCCGGCACGTATTGGGCCGTGTTCTCCAATCTGACGGTCGAGCCGACGCAGGAACTGACTGAAGGCGGCGGATTCGCGGTCGGACATCAGCAGATGGGCTGGGTCTGGCTGACCAGCAAACTGGCGCCGCTGCTTGGCGATCCTGAGCATACGGTGGAAAACATCAAGTTGCCGCGCTGGCTCTCGATGTTCAATGATAATGTCATCACGACCGGCGTGCTGATGATCGTCTTCTTCGGCGTAATCATGGGAATTCTCGGCGAGCCGTATCTGCGCGGCGTTGATAAGGCCGGTTTTCCGGCGAGCTTGGCGTTTCCCACATATATTTTGTCCAAATCGCTTTTGTTTTCGGTCTACCTGTTTATCTTGATCAGCGGCGTCAGAATGTTTGTCTCGGAGCTGACCGAATCGTTTCGCGGCATTTCGGAAAAAGTGCTGCCGGGCGCGCTGCCGGCGGTCGACTGTGCGGCTACCTTCGGCTTCTCGTCGCCAAACACGGTACTCTTCGGCTTCTTATTCGGCTGTTTGGGTCAGTTTGTTGCCATTGCCGGACTGTTCTTGTTCAAATTGCCGATCCTGATCATCACCGGTTTTGTTCCCGTATTTTTCGACAATGCAACTACAGCGGTGTTTGCCAATAAATTCGGCGGCGTCAGAGCCGCGGGCATCCTGACGTTTTGCACCGGGCTCATTCAAGTTTCGGGCGGCGCGTTTGCCGCATGGTATTTCCAACTTTATCAATACGGCGGCTGGCACGGCAATATCGACTGGGATACGCTCTGGCCGTTGATCGGCGTGATTATGAAAAACTTTTCAATGGTCGGTATGTTCGCGGTCATCGCGGCGATGCTGGTGATTCCGCAAATCCAATACCGGCGCAGCGCCGACAAAGAACATTATTTCCATCAGGGTTCTGAATAA
- a CDS encoding 3-keto-L-gulonate-6-phosphate decarboxylase UlaD, whose protein sequence is MLPKLQIALDNLSYPEAITALQGGVAEEIDVIEVGTILLCAEGKRVVRYLKTMYPDKIVLADAKIADAGKIITPMMFDAGADWTTIICCAELPTAAGALEIAKARGRDIQIELTGYWNFEMAEDWKRIGVSQVVYHRSRDAQAAGVNWGPADLEKVKRLCEMGFKVTITGGVNVEDVKLFKDFPIYVFIAGRAIRDAADPAAAARAFKAEFAKYW, encoded by the coding sequence ATGTTGCCTAAATTACAAATTGCCCTCGATAACTTATCTTATCCTGAGGCCATCACTGCATTGCAGGGCGGCGTCGCAGAAGAAATAGATGTCATTGAAGTTGGAACGATTCTCTTATGCGCCGAAGGAAAACGGGTCGTGCGTTATCTGAAGACGATGTACCCGGACAAAATCGTTCTGGCCGATGCGAAAATTGCCGATGCGGGCAAGATCATCACACCGATGATGTTTGACGCAGGCGCGGACTGGACGACCATCATTTGCTGTGCGGAACTGCCGACAGCGGCGGGCGCGCTCGAGATTGCCAAGGCGAGAGGACGCGATATCCAGATCGAGCTGACCGGTTACTGGAATTTTGAGATGGCGGAAGACTGGAAGCGCATCGGCGTGAGTCAGGTCGTCTACCATCGCTCGCGCGATGCGCAGGCAGCCGGCGTTAATTGGGGGCCTGCCGATCTGGAAAAAGTGAAGCGGCTTTGCGAGATGGGCTTTAAGGTGACGATTACCGGCGGCGTGAATGTCGAGGATGTCAAGCTGTTCAAGGATTTTCCGATTTATGTCTTTATCGCCGGACGGGCGATTCGTGATGCGGCCGATCCGGCGGCGGCAGCCAGAGCGTTTAAGGCTGAATTTGCGAAATATTGGTGA
- a CDS encoding PTS sugar transporter subunit IIB → MLKVVAACGNGMGSSQIIKMKIAKVFKKLNIEADIHHMSVGEAKSAANGFDVVFCGATLVENFSGRNKKTIIIGLVNLLSETEIEAKIREHLTLPE, encoded by the coding sequence ATGCTTAAAGTAGTTGCCGCTTGCGGGAATGGAATGGGTTCCAGCCAAATCATCAAGATGAAGATTGCGAAGGTCTTTAAAAAACTGAATATCGAAGCGGATATTCATCATATGAGCGTCGGTGAGGCGAAGTCGGCCGCCAATGGATTTGATGTGGTCTTTTGCGGCGCGACGCTGGTTGAGAATTTTAGCGGACGCAATAAAAAAACAATCATTATCGGTTTGGTGAATCTGCTTTCCGAAACGGAAATCGAAGCGAAAATTCGCGAGCACCTTACGCTGCCTGAATAA